A region of Drosophila suzukii chromosome 2L, CBGP_Dsuzu_IsoJpt1.0, whole genome shotgun sequence DNA encodes the following proteins:
- the Btk gene encoding tyrosine-protein kinase Btk isoform X2 — MIPCVSLAETSVIGNMKERVKEMKVFGCRLNFWNHIGHSLTSSKTKEGNGSSPAQNSTRSISPNSSTTNSQFSLQHNSSGSLGGGVGGGLGGGGSLGLGGGGGGGGGSCTPTSLQPQSSLTTFKQSPTLLNGNGTLLDANMPGGIPTPGTPNSKAKDNSHFVKLVVALYPFKAIEGGDLSLEKNAEYEVIDDSQEHWWKVKDAVGNVGYIPSNYVKPKALLGLERYEWYVGDMSRQRAESLLKQGDKEGCFVVRKSSTKGLYTLSLHTKVPQSHVKHYHIKQNARCEYYLSEKHCCETIPDLINYHRHNSGGLACRLKSSPCDRPVPPTAGLSHDKWEIHPMELMLMEELGSGQFGVVRRGKWRGSIDTAVKMMKEGTMSEDDFIEEAKVMTKLQHPNLVQLYGVCSKHRPIYIVTEYMKHGSLLNYLRRHEKTLIGNMGLLLDMCIQVSKGMTYLERHNYIHRDLAARNCLVGSENVVKVADFGLARYVLDDQYTSSGGTKFPIKWAPPEVLNYTRFSSKSDVWAYGVLMWEIFTCGKMPYGRLKNTEVVERVQRGIILEKPKSCAKEIYDVMKLCWSHGPEERPAFRVLMDQLALVAQTLTD; from the exons ATGATTCCCTGCGTGAGTTTGGCCGAAACGAGCGTCATTGGCAACATGAAGGAGCGGGTCAAGGAAATGAAAGTGTTCGGCTGCCGGCTGAACTTCTGGAACCACATAGGTCACAGCCTGACCAGTTCCAAAACCAAAGAAG GCAACGGCAGTTCTCCAGCCCAGAATTCAACGCGCAGCATCAGCCCCAACAGCTCCACGACCAACAGTCAGTTCAGCCTGCAGCACAACAGCTCGGGGAGTCTCGGCGGCGGAGTGGGCGGCGGATTGGGAGGCGGTGGAAGCCTTGGCCTAggcggcggcggaggaggaggaggtggcaGTTGCACGCCCACATCGCTGCAGCCTCAG TCCTCGCTGACAACTTTCAAGCAGTCCCCAACTCTATTGAACGGCAACGGAACTCTATTGGATGCCAATATGCCTGGCGGTATACCCACCCCCGGAACACCGAATTCCAAAGCCAAG GATAATTCACACTTTGTCAAATTGGTGGTGGCACTCTATCCATTCAAGGCCATTGAAGGCGGTGATTTATCGCTAGAAAAG AATGCCGAATACGAGGTCATTGATGACTCACAGGAGCACTGGTGGAAGGTCAAAGATGCCGTAGGGAATGTCGGCTATATTCCCAGCAACTATGTCAAGCCGAAGGCGCTGCTGGGCCTGGAGCGCTATGA ATGGTATGTGGGCGACATGTCACGACAGAGGGCCGAGTCCCTGCTCAAGCAGGGCGACAAGGAGGGCTGTTTCGTGGTCCGCAAGTCATCGACCAAGGGTCTCTACACACTATCGCTGCATACCAAAGT TCCACAGTCGCATGTGAAGCACTATCACATCAAGCAGAATGCCCGCTGCGAGTATTATTTGAGCGAGAAGCACTGCTGTGAGACTATTCCGGATCTGATCAACTACCATCGCCACAACTCTGGCGGCCTGGCCTGCCGACTCAAATCCTCGCCCTGCGATCGCCCAGTTCCACCGACGGCGGGCTTGTCCCACGACAAATGGGAGATTCACCCAATGGAGCTGATGCTGATGGAGGAGCTGGGTTCGGGACAGTTTGGCGTGGTGCGGCGCGGCAAGTGGCGCGGATCCATTGATACGGCGGTGAAGATGATGAAGGAGGGCACTATGTCCGAAGACGACTTCATCGAGGAGGCCAAGGTGATGACCAAGCTGCAGCATCCGAATCTGGTGCAGCTATATGGCGTCTGCTCCAAGCATCGACCCATCTACATTGTGACCGAGTACATGAAGCATGGCTCCTTGTTGAACTACTTGCGCCGGCATGAGAAGACCCTGATTGGCAACATGGGTCTGCTGCTGGACATGTGCATACAGGTCAGCAAGGGCATGACCTACCTGGAGCGCCACAACTACATTCATCGAGATCTGGCCGCCCGTAATTGTCTTGTGGGCTCCGAGAATGTGGTCAAAGTGGCCGACTTTGGCTTGGCCCGATATGTTCTGGACGATCAGTACACCAGCTCCGGCGGCACCAAGTTCCCCATCAAGTGGGCGCCGCCCGAGGTGCTCAACTACACGCGCTTCTCCTCCAAGAGCGATGTGTGGGCATACG GTGTGCTGATGTGGGAGATCTTCACTTGCGGCAAGATGCCATATGGTCGCCTAAAGAACACCGAGGTTGTGGAGCGTGTGCAGCGCGGAATTATCCTAGAGAAACCAAAGTCGTGTGCCAAGGAGATTTACGAT GTCATGAAGTTGTGCTGGTCACATGGACCCGAGGAGCGTCCCGCGTTCCGTGTGCTCATGGATCAGCTGGCTCTTGTGGCCCAGACGCTAACCGACTAA
- the Btk gene encoding tyrosine-protein kinase Btk isoform X3: protein MMLLSALKLGNGSSPAQNSTRSISPNSSTTNSQFSLQHNSSGSLGGGVGGGLGGGGSLGLGGGGGGGGGSCTPTSLQPQSSLTTFKQSPTLLNGNGTLLDANMPGGIPTPGTPNSKAKDNSHFVKLVVALYPFKAIEGGDLSLEKNAEYEVIDDSQEHWWKVKDAVGNVGYIPSNYVKPKALLGLERYEWYVGDMSRQRAESLLKQGDKEGCFVVRKSSTKGLYTLSLHTKVPQSHVKHYHIKQNARCEYYLSEKHCCETIPDLINYHRHNSGGLACRLKSSPCDRPVPPTAGLSHDKWEIHPMELMLMEELGSGQFGVVRRGKWRGSIDTAVKMMKEGTMSEDDFIEEAKVMTKLQHPNLVQLYGVCSKHRPIYIVTEYMKHGSLLNYLRRHEKTLIGNMGLLLDMCIQVSKGMTYLERHNYIHRDLAARNCLVGSENVVKVADFGLARYVLDDQYTSSGGTKFPIKWAPPEVLNYTRFSSKSDVWAYGVLMWEIFTCGKMPYGRLKNTEVVERVQRGIILEKPKSCAKEIYDVMKLCWSHGPEERPAFRVLMDQLALVAQTLTD, encoded by the exons ATGATGCTTTTATCGGCACTCAAGCTGG GCAACGGCAGTTCTCCAGCCCAGAATTCAACGCGCAGCATCAGCCCCAACAGCTCCACGACCAACAGTCAGTTCAGCCTGCAGCACAACAGCTCGGGGAGTCTCGGCGGCGGAGTGGGCGGCGGATTGGGAGGCGGTGGAAGCCTTGGCCTAggcggcggcggaggaggaggaggtggcaGTTGCACGCCCACATCGCTGCAGCCTCAG TCCTCGCTGACAACTTTCAAGCAGTCCCCAACTCTATTGAACGGCAACGGAACTCTATTGGATGCCAATATGCCTGGCGGTATACCCACCCCCGGAACACCGAATTCCAAAGCCAAG GATAATTCACACTTTGTCAAATTGGTGGTGGCACTCTATCCATTCAAGGCCATTGAAGGCGGTGATTTATCGCTAGAAAAG AATGCCGAATACGAGGTCATTGATGACTCACAGGAGCACTGGTGGAAGGTCAAAGATGCCGTAGGGAATGTCGGCTATATTCCCAGCAACTATGTCAAGCCGAAGGCGCTGCTGGGCCTGGAGCGCTATGA ATGGTATGTGGGCGACATGTCACGACAGAGGGCCGAGTCCCTGCTCAAGCAGGGCGACAAGGAGGGCTGTTTCGTGGTCCGCAAGTCATCGACCAAGGGTCTCTACACACTATCGCTGCATACCAAAGT TCCACAGTCGCATGTGAAGCACTATCACATCAAGCAGAATGCCCGCTGCGAGTATTATTTGAGCGAGAAGCACTGCTGTGAGACTATTCCGGATCTGATCAACTACCATCGCCACAACTCTGGCGGCCTGGCCTGCCGACTCAAATCCTCGCCCTGCGATCGCCCAGTTCCACCGACGGCGGGCTTGTCCCACGACAAATGGGAGATTCACCCAATGGAGCTGATGCTGATGGAGGAGCTGGGTTCGGGACAGTTTGGCGTGGTGCGGCGCGGCAAGTGGCGCGGATCCATTGATACGGCGGTGAAGATGATGAAGGAGGGCACTATGTCCGAAGACGACTTCATCGAGGAGGCCAAGGTGATGACCAAGCTGCAGCATCCGAATCTGGTGCAGCTATATGGCGTCTGCTCCAAGCATCGACCCATCTACATTGTGACCGAGTACATGAAGCATGGCTCCTTGTTGAACTACTTGCGCCGGCATGAGAAGACCCTGATTGGCAACATGGGTCTGCTGCTGGACATGTGCATACAGGTCAGCAAGGGCATGACCTACCTGGAGCGCCACAACTACATTCATCGAGATCTGGCCGCCCGTAATTGTCTTGTGGGCTCCGAGAATGTGGTCAAAGTGGCCGACTTTGGCTTGGCCCGATATGTTCTGGACGATCAGTACACCAGCTCCGGCGGCACCAAGTTCCCCATCAAGTGGGCGCCGCCCGAGGTGCTCAACTACACGCGCTTCTCCTCCAAGAGCGATGTGTGGGCATACG GTGTGCTGATGTGGGAGATCTTCACTTGCGGCAAGATGCCATATGGTCGCCTAAAGAACACCGAGGTTGTGGAGCGTGTGCAGCGCGGAATTATCCTAGAGAAACCAAAGTCGTGTGCCAAGGAGATTTACGAT GTCATGAAGTTGTGCTGGTCACATGGACCCGAGGAGCGTCCCGCGTTCCGTGTGCTCATGGATCAGCTGGCTCTTGTGGCCCAGACGCTAACCGACTAA